Proteins from a genomic interval of Streptomyces fodineus:
- a CDS encoding IclR family transcriptional regulator, translating to MALMHEPTAPYHSAQDALRVLETVARHPAGVTDTELARHTGLGPERLTALLRMLRREGYVEQITDGAYVTGDTLRRLTSTHDRERALREKLQHTLDRLRDSVGAAVYMSRYVDGEVRVTQYAAGPTTPAVNEWVDFRYSAHATAVGKSLLTQLDHNARRDHLSRHKMARLTSRTITSDKLLLSRLESQPPTVPVLDLQEYAIGTVCAAVPITAGSSVGCLALSLPVEHAHRLKQAAETLNRNAAPVLLSLTL from the coding sequence GTGGCGCTGATGCACGAGCCGACCGCCCCGTACCACTCCGCCCAGGACGCGCTGCGCGTGCTGGAGACCGTGGCCCGCCACCCGGCCGGTGTCACCGACACCGAGCTGGCCCGTCACACCGGCCTCGGTCCCGAGCGGCTCACCGCCCTGCTGCGCATGCTGCGCCGCGAGGGTTATGTCGAGCAGATCACCGACGGGGCGTACGTCACCGGCGACACCCTGCGCCGGCTCACCTCCACGCACGACCGCGAGCGGGCCCTGCGCGAGAAGCTCCAGCACACCCTGGACCGGCTGCGCGACTCGGTCGGCGCGGCGGTCTACATGAGCCGGTACGTCGACGGCGAGGTCAGGGTCACCCAGTACGCCGCCGGGCCCACCACCCCGGCGGTCAACGAGTGGGTCGACTTCCGCTACTCCGCGCACGCCACGGCCGTCGGCAAGAGCCTGCTGACCCAGCTCGACCACAACGCCCGCCGCGACCACCTGTCCCGGCACAAGATGGCCCGCCTCACCTCGCGCACCATCACCAGCGACAAGCTGCTGCTGTCCCGCCTGGAGTCCCAGCCGCCCACGGTGCCGGTCCTGGACCTCCAGGAGTACGCGATCGGCACGGTCTGCGCGGCGGTGCCGATCACCGCGGGCTCCTCGGTGGGCTGCCTGGCGCTGTCGCTTCCCGTGGAGCACGCGCACCGGCTGAAGCAGGCGGCGGAGACCCTGAACCGGAACGCCGCACCGGTGCTCCTGTCGCTGACCCTGTAA
- the ehuA gene encoding ectoine/hydroxyectoine ABC transporter ATP-binding protein EhuA — MSVETRPQPSGTDAQSTELIRLENVTKRFGANTVLDRLNFSVDTGRHVTLIGPSGSGKTTILRLLMTLTRPDEGTITVDGEQLFPAPEKQIRQVRKKIGMVFQQFNLFPNMSVLRNITEAPVQVLGMSRDEAEERARELLELVGLTDKCDAKPTRLSGGQQQRVAIARALAMRPQVLLLDEVTSALDPELVAGVLDVLRDIARSTDITMLCVTHEMGFARDISDRVLMFDGGRVIESGSPEKIFTEPEQDRTREFLSAVL; from the coding sequence TTGTCCGTTGAGACCCGTCCGCAGCCCTCCGGCACCGACGCCCAGTCGACCGAGCTGATCCGCCTGGAGAACGTGACCAAGCGGTTCGGCGCCAACACCGTCCTCGACCGGCTGAACTTCTCCGTGGACACCGGCCGGCATGTGACCCTGATCGGGCCCTCGGGGTCCGGCAAGACCACGATCCTCAGACTTCTGATGACCCTCACCCGACCGGACGAGGGCACGATCACCGTCGACGGGGAGCAGCTGTTCCCGGCGCCGGAGAAGCAGATCCGCCAGGTGCGCAAGAAGATCGGGATGGTGTTCCAGCAGTTCAACCTGTTCCCGAACATGAGCGTGCTGCGGAACATCACCGAGGCACCGGTGCAGGTCCTCGGCATGTCCAGGGACGAGGCCGAGGAGCGCGCCCGGGAGCTGCTGGAGCTGGTCGGGCTGACCGACAAGTGCGACGCGAAGCCGACCCGGCTCTCCGGCGGTCAGCAGCAGCGGGTGGCGATCGCCAGGGCGCTGGCCATGCGGCCGCAGGTGCTGCTGCTGGACGAGGTGACCTCCGCGCTCGACCCGGAGCTGGTCGCGGGCGTCCTCGACGTGCTCAGGGACATCGCGCGCAGCACGGACATCACCATGCTCTGTGTGACCCACGAGATGGGTTTCGCCCGCGACATCTCCGACCGGGTGCTGATGTTCGACGGCGGCCGGGTGATCGAATCGGGCTCGCCGGAGAAGATCTTCACCGAGCCGGAGCAGGACCGCACGCGGGAATTCCTCAGCGCGGTTCTCTGA
- the ehuD gene encoding ectoine/hydroxyectoine ABC transporter permease subunit EhuD has product MKWDWNAVSDFMPAFWHGLLVTLEALALGSLVSFTLGLVWTLLMRTPARWVRWPVGVVTEFVRNTPLLVQLFFLFYVLPEWGLTFSALATGVFAVGLHYSTYTMQVYRAGIEAVPVGQWEAATALNLPRRRTWTAVILPQAIRRVVPALGNYVIAMLKDTPMLMVITVPEMLQRARLFSQQHFQFTEPITVIGVAFILISYLASLLLRALERRLVR; this is encoded by the coding sequence ATGAAGTGGGACTGGAACGCCGTCAGCGACTTCATGCCGGCCTTCTGGCACGGGCTGCTGGTCACCCTCGAGGCCCTCGCGCTCGGTTCGCTGGTGTCCTTCACCCTGGGGCTGGTGTGGACGCTGCTGATGCGGACGCCGGCCCGGTGGGTGCGCTGGCCGGTCGGCGTGGTCACGGAGTTCGTGCGCAACACCCCGCTGCTGGTCCAGCTGTTCTTCCTCTTCTATGTGCTGCCCGAGTGGGGACTGACCTTCTCGGCGCTGGCCACCGGCGTCTTCGCGGTCGGCCTGCACTACTCGACGTACACCATGCAGGTCTACCGGGCCGGTATCGAGGCGGTGCCCGTCGGCCAGTGGGAGGCGGCGACCGCGCTGAACCTGCCCCGGCGGCGGACCTGGACCGCGGTGATCCTGCCGCAGGCGATCCGCCGGGTGGTGCCCGCCCTCGGCAACTACGTGATCGCCATGCTCAAGGACACGCCGATGCTGATGGTGATCACCGTGCCGGAGATGCTCCAGCGGGCCCGGCTCTTCTCCCAGCAGCACTTCCAGTTCACCGAGCCGATCACCGTGATCGGTGTGGCCTTCATCCTCATCTCCTACCTGGCCTCCCTTCTCCTGCGAGCCCTGGAGCGACGCCTTGTCCGTTGA
- the ehuC gene encoding ectoine/hydroxyectoine ABC transporter permease subunit EhuC, translating into MTSGLWELVLKGVWTTVQLLVFSTLLAIAVSFVVGVARTHRLWIVRFVAGFYTEVFRGTSALVMIFWVFFVLPVAFGWQLVPMWAGTLALGLTYGAYGSEIVRGALNAVDPAQKEGGIALGFTPWQRLRLIVLPQAVPEMIPTFCNLLIELLKGTALVSVMGMGDLTFSANLVRLALQQSAEIYTYILLIYFVIAFVLTRLMRGLEKRLKAGVGKDPGTEWAARELKRAQTTGVGAAGGAGMGGGAA; encoded by the coding sequence ATGACCTCGGGACTGTGGGAACTCGTACTGAAGGGCGTCTGGACCACCGTCCAACTGCTGGTGTTCAGCACGCTGCTGGCCATCGCGGTGTCCTTCGTCGTCGGCGTCGCGCGCACGCACCGGCTGTGGATCGTGCGGTTCGTCGCCGGCTTCTACACCGAGGTGTTCCGTGGCACCTCGGCGCTGGTGATGATCTTCTGGGTGTTCTTCGTGCTGCCGGTCGCCTTCGGCTGGCAGCTGGTGCCGATGTGGGCGGGCACGCTCGCGCTCGGCCTGACGTACGGCGCGTACGGCTCGGAGATCGTGCGCGGCGCGCTGAACGCGGTGGACCCGGCGCAGAAGGAGGGCGGGATCGCGCTCGGCTTCACGCCCTGGCAGCGGCTCAGGCTGATCGTGCTGCCCCAGGCGGTGCCGGAGATGATCCCCACCTTCTGCAACCTGCTGATCGAGCTGCTCAAGGGCACCGCGCTGGTGTCGGTCATGGGCATGGGCGATCTGACGTTCAGCGCGAACCTGGTGCGGCTGGCGCTGCAGCAGAGCGCGGAGATCTACACGTACATCCTGCTGATCTACTTCGTGATCGCCTTCGTGCTGACGCGGCTGATGCGCGGACTGGAGAAACGGCTGAAGGCCGGGGTGGGCAAGGATCCCGGGACGGAGTGGGCGGCGCGTGAGCTCAAGCGGGCCCAGACGACCGGCGTGGGCGCCGCGGGCGGCGCGGGCATGGGCGGAGGTGCCGCATGA
- the ehuB gene encoding ectoine/hydroxyectoine ABC transporter substrate-binding protein EhuB yields MAPPLGNDVHTFRSGLRHSRRSVLGGLAALGALGAAGCTRVAAASGKAGGDLLERLKAQGVVRLGIAGEIPFGYIDKDGHLTGEAPELAKVIFKRLGVGRVQPVPTEFGSLIPGLNSQQFDVVAAGMYVNPERCQQVIFADPDYQMLDSFIVRKGNPLGLHSYKDVVEKKAKFATGTGYAEIDYAVGAGYKQGDILIVPDQVAGLNAVEAGRVDVFAGTALTTREVVKKSAKAEATAPFAPLVKGKPHVDGGAFAFRPTETRLRDAFNVELRKLKKSGELFRILRPFGFTKAEMTDLTAKELCGG; encoded by the coding sequence ATGGCTCCACCACTTGGGAACGACGTACACACATTCCGGTCGGGACTCAGACACAGCCGGCGGTCGGTGCTCGGTGGCCTCGCCGCCCTCGGCGCGCTGGGGGCCGCGGGCTGCACTCGGGTGGCCGCGGCCTCGGGCAAGGCGGGCGGTGACCTGCTCGAGCGGCTGAAGGCCCAGGGCGTCGTGCGGCTCGGGATCGCCGGTGAGATCCCCTTCGGGTACATCGACAAGGACGGCCATCTCACCGGTGAGGCGCCCGAGCTGGCCAAGGTGATCTTCAAGCGGCTGGGTGTCGGCAGGGTCCAGCCGGTGCCCACCGAGTTCGGGTCGCTGATCCCGGGGCTGAACTCGCAGCAGTTCGACGTCGTGGCGGCCGGGATGTATGTCAATCCCGAGCGCTGCCAGCAGGTGATCTTCGCGGATCCGGACTATCAGATGCTCGACTCGTTCATCGTGCGCAAGGGCAATCCGCTGGGCTTGCACTCCTACAAGGACGTCGTCGAGAAGAAGGCGAAGTTCGCCACCGGGACCGGTTACGCCGAGATCGACTACGCGGTCGGGGCCGGGTACAAGCAGGGCGACATCCTGATCGTGCCGGACCAGGTCGCCGGGCTGAACGCCGTCGAGGCGGGCCGCGTCGACGTCTTCGCCGGTACGGCGCTCACCACCCGCGAGGTGGTGAAGAAGTCGGCCAAGGCGGAGGCCACCGCGCCCTTCGCGCCGCTCGTCAAGGGCAAACCGCATGTCGACGGGGGCGCGTTCGCGTTCCGGCCGACCGAGACGAGGCTGCGGGACGCCTTCAACGTCGAGCTGCGCAAGCTCAAGAAGAGCGGGGAGTTGTTCCGGATACTTCGGCCCTTCGGGTTCACCAAGGCCGAGATGACCGACCTCACCGCGAAGGAGCTGTGCGGCGGATGA
- a CDS encoding DUF3830 family protein, with product MADRFVTVSLDRRDVHCTARLLTDRAPLTCEAVWEALPLSGEVYHAKYARNEIYALFPPFASTEPPLENPTVTPIPGDLCYFSFAGTELGTRAYGYDRELRPGTTLVDLALFYERNNLLLNADVGWVPGIVWGQVVQGLEPMAEACNDLWRSGAAGETLSFQRA from the coding sequence ATGGCCGACCGATTCGTCACCGTCTCACTCGACAGGCGGGACGTGCACTGCACGGCCCGCCTCCTGACCGACCGTGCGCCCCTGACCTGCGAGGCGGTATGGGAAGCGCTGCCGCTCTCGGGCGAGGTCTACCACGCCAAGTACGCCCGCAACGAGATCTACGCCCTCTTCCCTCCCTTCGCCTCCACGGAACCCCCACTGGAGAACCCGACGGTCACCCCGATTCCCGGCGACCTCTGTTACTTCTCCTTCGCCGGCACCGAACTGGGCACCAGGGCCTACGGCTACGACCGCGAGCTCCGCCCCGGCACCACGCTGGTCGACCTGGCCCTGTTCTACGAGCGCAACAACCTGCTCCTCAACGCCGACGTGGGGTGGGTACCGGGGATCGTGTGGGGGCAGGTGGTCCAGGGCCTGGAGCCGATGGCGGAGGCGTGCAACGACCTGTGGCGCAGCGGGGCGGCGGGGGAGACGCTGAGTTTCCAGCGGGCGTGA
- a CDS encoding HD domain-containing protein, translated as MSEELTAVARFLYEAGTLKQSKRTGWWMAGVKDPESVADHSWRTALIATIIAKLEGADPARAAFLAVWHDSQETRTGDVNHLGKKYTKGEADPEAVTADQVAGMPAVLADAIKELIAEYEGKESLEARCARDADKPECMIQGVEYRDQGYANVQRWIDNSRGRITTKSGQELADAVLKTGSLDWLHAALGERQGRLRDPAQTRS; from the coding sequence GTGTCCGAGGAGCTGACTGCGGTAGCCCGTTTCCTGTACGAGGCGGGGACGCTGAAGCAGAGCAAGCGGACCGGTTGGTGGATGGCCGGCGTCAAGGACCCTGAGTCCGTCGCGGATCATTCCTGGCGCACCGCCCTCATCGCCACGATCATCGCGAAGCTCGAAGGAGCGGACCCGGCCCGAGCCGCGTTTCTCGCCGTGTGGCACGACAGCCAGGAGACCCGTACCGGCGACGTCAACCACCTGGGCAAGAAGTACACCAAGGGCGAGGCCGACCCCGAGGCGGTCACCGCCGACCAGGTCGCCGGCATGCCCGCGGTGCTGGCCGACGCGATCAAGGAACTGATCGCCGAGTACGAGGGCAAAGAGTCCCTGGAGGCCCGGTGCGCTCGGGACGCGGACAAGCCGGAGTGCATGATCCAGGGGGTCGAATACCGAGATCAGGGGTACGCCAACGTCCAGCGGTGGATCGACAACAGCCGCGGCAGGATCACCACCAAGAGCGGCCAGGAACTCGCCGACGCCGTACTGAAGACGGGATCCCTGGACTGGCTCCACGCCGCGCTCGGCGAGCGACAGGGCCGACTTCGGGATCCCGCCCAGACACGCTCCTAA
- a CDS encoding GNAT family N-acetyltransferase, which yields MTTAAVELRYYGQDDLSGIRQTLLDIHADAYADDMTEFDERFPWFVDHWGGNPGFSCVIGYDGDEPIGFAYGAPAAPGREWWREHLTEPLADDSTFSVSELMVRPKWRKTGTAERLHAALLVNRPEALAVLLVDPDHPKVQALYETWGYRKIGNRQPFPDSPNFAVMLRDLR from the coding sequence ATGACCACGGCAGCCGTCGAACTCCGCTACTACGGCCAGGACGACCTGTCCGGCATCAGGCAGACCCTTCTTGACATCCATGCCGACGCATACGCCGACGACATGACCGAGTTCGATGAGCGGTTCCCCTGGTTCGTGGACCACTGGGGAGGCAACCCGGGATTCTCCTGCGTCATCGGCTATGACGGTGACGAGCCGATCGGCTTCGCGTACGGGGCCCCGGCCGCCCCAGGCCGCGAGTGGTGGCGCGAGCATCTGACCGAGCCTCTTGCGGATGACTCGACGTTCAGTGTGTCCGAGCTGATGGTGCGGCCGAAGTGGCGCAAGACCGGCACCGCTGAGCGCCTGCATGCGGCACTTCTCGTGAACCGGCCGGAGGCGCTGGCCGTGCTCCTGGTCGACCCGGATCATCCCAAGGTACAGGCACTCTACGAGACGTGGGGTTACCGGAAGATCGGCAACCGTCAGCCCTTCCCGGACTCGCCGAACTTCGCCGTGATGCTTCGCGACCTGCGCTGA
- a CDS encoding amidase, translating to MQLTDLTAVQLLEGYRKGEFSPVEATAQALERARRIQPEVNAFVRLTEEDALARARESQERWRRGEPAGSLDGVPVTVKDVFLLRGHPTLRGSRAVSEQGSWEDDAPAVARLREHGAVFLGKTTTPEFGWKGVTDSPLSGITRNPHDRSRTAGGSSGGSAAAVALGAGPLSLGTDGGGSIRIPAAFCGIFGLKPTYGRVPLYPASAFGTLSHAGPMTRDAADAALLLDVIGAPDARDWSALPPAPLSFTEALHAGVHGLRVAYSPSLGGQVAVQPAVAAAVRRTVARLADLGAYVEETDPDLSDPVEAFHTLWFSGAARLTQRFSPRKRQLMDPGLREICVQGARFSALDYLAAVDVRMDLGRRMGRFHERYDLLVTPTLPLTAFEAGTEAPRGAAHRRWTGWTPFTYPFNLTQQPAATVPVGTDGDGLPVGMQLVAARHRDDLVLRVAHALYEAGVASAAPVTGVAA from the coding sequence ATGCAGCTCACCGACCTCACCGCCGTACAGCTCCTCGAGGGTTACCGCAAGGGCGAGTTCAGCCCCGTGGAGGCGACCGCACAGGCCCTGGAACGGGCCCGCCGGATCCAGCCGGAGGTGAACGCGTTCGTCCGCCTCACCGAGGAGGACGCACTCGCCCGGGCCCGCGAGTCGCAGGAACGCTGGCGGCGCGGCGAACCGGCGGGGTCGCTGGACGGGGTACCGGTGACGGTCAAGGACGTCTTCCTGCTGCGCGGCCACCCGACCCTGCGCGGCTCCAGGGCGGTCTCGGAACAAGGGAGTTGGGAGGACGACGCCCCCGCGGTGGCCCGGCTCCGCGAACACGGCGCGGTGTTCCTGGGCAAGACGACGACCCCGGAGTTCGGCTGGAAGGGCGTGACGGACTCCCCGCTGTCCGGGATCACCCGCAACCCGCACGACCGCTCCCGCACCGCCGGCGGCTCCAGCGGGGGCAGCGCGGCGGCCGTGGCGCTCGGCGCGGGCCCGCTGTCGCTGGGTACGGACGGCGGCGGCAGCATCCGGATCCCGGCCGCGTTCTGCGGGATCTTCGGCCTGAAACCGACGTACGGCAGGGTGCCGTTGTACCCGGCGAGCGCGTTCGGCACCCTCTCCCACGCGGGCCCGATGACCCGGGACGCGGCGGACGCGGCCCTGCTGCTGGACGTCATCGGCGCGCCGGACGCCCGCGACTGGTCGGCCCTGCCGCCCGCACCGCTCTCCTTCACCGAGGCCCTGCACGCCGGGGTGCACGGCCTCCGGGTGGCGTACTCCCCTTCTCTCGGCGGCCAGGTCGCGGTCCAGCCGGCGGTCGCGGCGGCGGTACGGCGCACGGTGGCCCGTCTGGCCGACCTCGGCGCGTACGTCGAGGAGACCGACCCCGACCTCAGCGACCCGGTGGAGGCCTTCCACACCCTGTGGTTCAGCGGCGCGGCCCGCCTCACCCAGCGCTTCTCCCCCCGCAAACGCCAGCTGATGGACCCCGGCCTGCGCGAGATCTGTGTGCAGGGCGCGCGCTTCAGCGCACTGGACTACCTGGCCGCCGTCGACGTCCGCATGGACCTCGGCCGGCGCATGGGCCGCTTCCACGAGCGCTACGACCTGCTGGTCACCCCGACCCTGCCACTGACGGCGTTCGAGGCGGGCACGGAGGCACCGCGGGGTGCGGCCCACCGCCGCTGGACGGGCTGGACCCCCTTCACCTACCCGTTCAACCTGACCCAGCAGCCGGCGGCGACGGTCCCGGTGGGAACGGACGGGGACGGGCTACCCGTGGGGATGCAGCTGGTGGCCGCCCGGCACCGGGACGATCTGGTGCTGCGGGTTGCTCATGCGCTGTATGAGGCCGGGGTGGCGTCGGCGGCGCCGGTCACCGGGGTCGCGGCTTAG
- a CDS encoding D-2-hydroxyacid dehydrogenase: protein MTTLPTLLVLDADPPPRLGRLTGRARIVHTDAAHLAQRLPQADVLLVWDFTSHAVREAWPGEGPRPAWVHTASAGVDHLMGPELAASDTVVTNARGIFDQPIAEYVAALVLAVAKDLPRTLEHQRERTWRHREGRRVAGTRACVVGSGPIGRAIVRTLKALGVTTALVGRVPRTGIHGPADLDRLVSRADWVIAAAPLTEQTYGMFDTHRFGVMQPSAFFINVGRGPLVDEDALAQALTRRWIAGAALDVFTTEPLPEDSPLWNLPGLIVSPHMSGDTVGWRDELGKQFVELYERWAAGRSLVNVVDKKRGYVPGH, encoded by the coding sequence ATGACGACCCTGCCGACCCTCCTGGTCCTGGACGCCGACCCGCCACCGCGCCTCGGCCGGCTGACCGGCCGCGCCCGGATCGTGCACACGGACGCCGCCCATCTGGCCCAGCGGCTGCCGCAGGCGGACGTCCTGCTGGTGTGGGACTTCACCTCGCACGCGGTCCGCGAGGCCTGGCCCGGCGAGGGGCCGCGCCCGGCTTGGGTGCACACGGCGAGCGCGGGCGTGGACCATCTGATGGGCCCGGAGCTGGCCGCGTCCGACACGGTGGTCACGAACGCGCGCGGGATCTTCGACCAGCCGATCGCCGAGTACGTGGCGGCCCTGGTGCTGGCGGTCGCCAAGGATCTGCCGCGCACGCTTGAGCACCAGCGGGAGCGGACCTGGCGGCACCGGGAGGGCCGGCGGGTTGCGGGCACGCGCGCGTGCGTGGTCGGTTCGGGGCCGATCGGCCGGGCGATCGTACGCACCCTGAAGGCGCTCGGTGTGACGACGGCGCTGGTCGGGCGGGTGCCGCGGACGGGCATCCACGGCCCGGCCGACCTGGACCGGCTGGTCTCCCGCGCGGACTGGGTGATCGCGGCGGCGCCGCTGACCGAGCAGACGTACGGCATGTTCGACACCCACCGCTTCGGCGTGATGCAGCCGTCCGCGTTCTTCATCAACGTCGGCCGCGGCCCGCTCGTCGACGAGGACGCCCTCGCCCAGGCCCTGACCCGGCGCTGGATCGCGGGCGCCGCCCTGGACGTCTTCACCACCGAACCCCTCCCCGAGGACAGCCCGTTGTGGAACCTTCCGGGGCTGATCGTCTCCCCGCACATGAGCGGGGACACGGTCGGCTGGCGGGACGAACTGGGTAAGCAGTTCGTGGAGTTGTACGAGCGGTGGGCGGCGGGCAGATCACTGGTGAACGTGGTCGACAAGAAACGCGGATACGTCCCCGGCCACTGA
- a CDS encoding aspartate/glutamate racemase family protein, with the protein MDVSFLGGPRPQRGVGVVAPFDFALDRELWRWVPDEVSLHLTRTPFVPVEVSLDLARLVSEHETLGDAVRALTAVAPEVVAYACTSGSFVGGIAGERSMCAAMRLAGAPPSVTTSGALLQALAELRIRRVALVTPYTVSVTRALEDFVAQAGVQVTGCAFMGLTREIWRVPYRDVVAMARQAVRPGTADALFISCTNLPTYDVIPQLEAELRIPVLSANQVTMWAALRRLGTRAVGPYQALLDESARAWPPALPEETQEHQEGPS; encoded by the coding sequence ATGGACGTCTCCTTTCTCGGCGGTCCCCGCCCTCAGCGTGGGGTCGGGGTGGTGGCTCCCTTCGACTTCGCCCTCGATCGTGAGCTGTGGCGCTGGGTGCCCGACGAGGTGTCGCTGCATCTGACCCGGACCCCGTTCGTGCCGGTCGAGGTGAGCCTGGATCTGGCCCGGCTGGTGAGCGAGCACGAGACCCTCGGTGACGCCGTGCGCGCGCTGACCGCCGTCGCGCCCGAGGTCGTCGCCTACGCCTGCACCTCCGGCAGCTTCGTAGGCGGGATCGCCGGGGAGCGGTCGATGTGCGCCGCGATGCGCCTGGCGGGGGCGCCGCCCTCGGTGACCACCTCCGGTGCGCTGCTTCAGGCGCTGGCCGAGCTGCGGATCCGGCGGGTCGCGCTGGTCACGCCGTACACGGTGTCCGTGACCCGGGCGCTGGAGGACTTCGTCGCCCAGGCCGGTGTACAGGTCACCGGGTGCGCCTTCATGGGGCTGACCCGGGAGATCTGGCGGGTGCCGTACCGGGACGTCGTCGCCATGGCCCGGCAGGCGGTCCGGCCCGGTACCGCCGACGCGCTCTTCATCTCCTGCACCAATCTGCCCACGTACGACGTGATCCCCCAGCTGGAGGCCGAGCTGCGCATCCCCGTGCTGTCTGCCAACCAGGTCACGATGTGGGCAGCGCTGCGCCGACTGGGTACCCGGGCCGTGGGGCCGTATCAGGCGCTGCTGGACGAGTCGGCGCGCGCCTGGCCGCCCGCCTTGCCGGAAGAGACGCAGGAACACCAAGAAGGGCCGTCATGA
- a CDS encoding decarboxylase: MTALGFLYPGHSAEDDYPRIEQLLGSDIRVDLVHTDIGEDAHRVAALREMGSAERLAAGMETLRLTGAETVVWACTSGGFVHGWEGAQDQVRTLARLAGMPASSTSFAFVHAARELGVQRIAVGATYPEDVAELFTDFLRAGGLEVTGMRSSGIITAAEVGTWGEEDVLTLARAADVPDAEAVLLPDTALHTAAHLPLLEKALSKPVLTANQVTVWEGLRLADRRVNAPTLGTLFTREPLVQVRE; this comes from the coding sequence ATGACCGCACTCGGATTCCTCTACCCGGGCCACTCCGCCGAGGACGACTATCCACGCATCGAGCAGCTTCTGGGCAGCGACATCCGGGTGGACCTGGTCCACACCGACATCGGCGAGGACGCGCACCGGGTGGCGGCGCTGCGCGAGATGGGTTCCGCCGAGCGGCTCGCGGCGGGCATGGAGACCCTGCGGCTGACCGGCGCCGAGACGGTGGTGTGGGCCTGCACCAGCGGCGGCTTCGTACACGGCTGGGAGGGCGCCCAGGACCAGGTGCGCACGCTCGCCCGGCTGGCCGGGATGCCCGCGTCCTCGACGTCGTTCGCCTTCGTGCACGCGGCCCGGGAGCTCGGGGTACAGCGGATCGCGGTCGGGGCGACCTACCCGGAGGACGTCGCCGAGCTGTTCACGGACTTCCTGCGGGCCGGCGGCCTGGAGGTGACCGGGATGCGCTCCTCGGGGATCATCACGGCCGCGGAGGTCGGCACCTGGGGCGAGGAGGACGTGCTGACGCTGGCCCGGGCGGCGGACGTCCCGGATGCGGAGGCGGTACTGCTCCCGGACACGGCCCTGCACACGGCCGCGCATCTGCCGCTGCTGGAGAAGGCGCTGTCCAAGCCGGTGCTCACGGCCAACCAGGTGACGGTGTGGGAAGGGCTGAGGCTCGCGGACCGGAGGGTGAACGCGCCGACGCTGGGGACGCTGTTCACCCGGGAGCCCCTGGTCCAGGTACGGGAATAA
- a CDS encoding LLM class flavin-dependent oxidoreductase, whose amino-acid sequence MSAAEADEIRGTTHGTAPVPLSVLDLVTVGAGSTASDALRTSVALSRFAEARGFHRYWVAEHHSMPGVASSSPAVILAHLAAHTDRIRLGSGGVMLPNHAPLVIAEQFGTLEAMAPGRIDLGLGRAPGTDGATAAALRRTGTLNEGADDFPEQLAELTRFLDDDFPDGHPYRRIHAIPGPVQATAPGGVQSPHRPPVWLLGSSGFSARLAGLLGLPFAFAHHFSAQNTIPALDLYRQTFRPSAVLDEPYALIGVSALATDDEREARRQTRAMALNMLRLRTGRPGLFPDPDEAEKHEFSPMEEEFITSWTSNIVHGTADEVRSGLDDLHKRTGTDELMLVSHAHRGELRLRSYELIADAYGLPTA is encoded by the coding sequence GTGTCCGCAGCCGAGGCAGACGAGATCCGGGGCACGACGCACGGGACCGCCCCCGTCCCCCTCTCCGTACTGGACCTGGTGACCGTCGGCGCGGGCAGTACCGCCTCCGACGCCCTGCGCACCAGCGTGGCGCTGTCCCGGTTCGCCGAGGCGCGCGGCTTCCACCGGTACTGGGTGGCCGAGCACCACTCCATGCCCGGCGTCGCCTCCTCCTCGCCCGCCGTGATCCTCGCCCACCTCGCCGCCCACACCGACCGCATCCGGCTCGGCTCGGGCGGCGTCATGCTGCCCAACCACGCCCCGCTGGTGATCGCCGAGCAGTTCGGCACGCTGGAGGCGATGGCACCGGGCCGGATCGACCTCGGCCTCGGGCGCGCGCCCGGCACGGACGGCGCCACGGCCGCGGCCCTGCGCCGTACCGGCACCCTGAACGAGGGCGCCGACGACTTCCCGGAGCAGCTCGCCGAACTCACCCGCTTCCTGGACGACGACTTCCCCGACGGGCACCCCTACCGCCGTATCCACGCGATCCCCGGCCCCGTCCAGGCCACCGCCCCCGGCGGCGTCCAGTCCCCGCACCGCCCGCCGGTCTGGCTGCTCGGCTCCTCCGGGTTCAGCGCCCGCCTCGCCGGCCTGCTGGGCCTGCCGTTCGCCTTCGCGCACCACTTCTCCGCGCAGAACACCATCCCGGCCCTGGACCTGTACCGGCAGACCTTCCGCCCCTCCGCGGTCCTCGACGAGCCGTACGCCCTCATCGGCGTCTCCGCCCTCGCCACCGACGACGAGCGCGAGGCCCGCCGCCAGACCCGGGCGATGGCCCTGAACATGCTCCGGCTGCGCACCGGCCGGCCCGGCCTCTTCCCCGACCCGGACGAGGCCGAGAAGCACGAGTTCAGTCCGATGGAGGAGGAGTTCATCACCTCCTGGACGTCCAACATCGTGCACGGCACCGCCGACGAGGTCCGCTCCGGCCTGGACGACCTGCACAAGCGCACGGGCACCGACGAGCTCATGCTGGTCAGCCACGCCCACCGAGGCGAACTACGGCTCCGCTCCTACGAATTGATCGCGGACGCCTACGGCCTGCCGACCGCGTAG